The Cloacibacillus sp. genome window below encodes:
- a CDS encoding PHP domain-containing protein: MRMIDMHVHSTCSDGTYAPERLASAAAKRGLSLLALTDHDTTSGLARFMQACRKEGVRGLCGVELSAEAPYTLHILGYRIRPGSAALEGRLSEVRDCRNNRNVKICANLHALGFDIEIDEVEKISGGEVVARPHIARLMVQKGYVPTVGMAFIKYLDRNGAAYVPRVRLSAEECISLIREAGGVAVLAHPAQCRLNDAAMDALLARLKAAGLWGLEAVYGANAPELTMSHLALAAKFGLYTTAGSDFHGANRPEIDLGIAVGDALLPWARLESR, encoded by the coding sequence ATGCGTATGATAGATATGCACGTCCACAGCACCTGTTCTGACGGAACCTACGCGCCTGAAAGACTTGCCTCAGCCGCCGCGAAGCGCGGGCTTTCGCTGCTTGCTCTGACTGACCACGACACCACCTCGGGGCTTGCGCGGTTTATGCAGGCCTGCCGGAAGGAGGGCGTCCGCGGCCTGTGCGGCGTAGAGCTTTCGGCGGAGGCGCCTTACACGCTTCACATCCTGGGATACAGGATAAGGCCGGGGAGCGCGGCGCTTGAGGGAAGGCTTTCCGAGGTAAGGGACTGCCGCAACAACAGAAACGTCAAAATATGCGCCAACCTGCACGCGCTTGGCTTTGATATAGAAATAGACGAAGTGGAAAAAATTTCCGGCGGCGAGGTGGTGGCGCGTCCGCACATTGCGCGGCTCATGGTCCAAAAGGGCTATGTGCCGACTGTGGGTATGGCCTTCATCAAATATCTGGACAGAAACGGTGCGGCCTACGTTCCGCGCGTCAGGCTCTCGGCTGAGGAGTGCATCTCGCTCATACGAGAGGCGGGCGGCGTCGCCGTGCTCGCGCATCCCGCGCAGTGTAGGCTGAACGACGCGGCGATGGACGCGCTGCTTGCGAGGCTCAAAGCGGCGGGGCTCTGGGGGCTTGAGGCCGTGTACGGGGCCAACGCTCCCGAACTTACGATGAGCCATCTAGCGCTCGCCGCAAAATTTGGGCTATACACGACGGCCGGCTCCGATTTTCACGGAGCGAACCGTCCTGAGATAGACCTTGGCATAGCGGTCGGCGACGCGCTGCTGCCGTGGGCCAGGCTGGAAAGCCGCTGA
- a CDS encoding GAF domain-containing protein, with product MPRARAIFRPRKFWPSAFWLVFLAAGSVFSCAFGLFAFFTAVLVASFIGLNEFGRWSYKKNLIICAGVSVIVAIAGIFAWTEIVSLFVLFFAISAYLLHFRDRMARLMPELEGFAKRLAAARSSREAIENAWEHMQEMAPDAAIFIMLADIAGGLYIPEHFDAPERLLKRGGGTPWKVMAAGRAINVPRVVTSRDQPLDRDARSLVSVPIIAHGEKLGVLQLEAGTAGAFSEEDTATLSLAAMILAHELYMFEISGAGYDEPESLEEE from the coding sequence ATGCCAAGAGCGCGCGCGATCTTCCGTCCGCGCAAGTTCTGGCCCTCCGCCTTCTGGCTTGTTTTTCTTGCGGCGGGCTCCGTCTTTTCGTGCGCCTTCGGCCTGTTCGCCTTCTTCACCGCAGTGCTTGTCGCCTCGTTCATCGGCCTCAACGAATTTGGCCGGTGGAGTTATAAAAAAAATCTGATAATCTGCGCCGGAGTGTCTGTCATCGTAGCTATAGCCGGAATATTCGCGTGGACGGAGATAGTTTCGCTTTTTGTGCTCTTCTTTGCCATATCGGCCTACCTGCTCCATTTCAGAGACCGCATGGCGCGCCTCATGCCGGAGCTTGAAGGCTTCGCAAAACGGCTTGCCGCGGCGAGAAGCAGCCGCGAGGCCATCGAGAACGCATGGGAGCACATGCAGGAGATGGCGCCTGACGCGGCTATCTTCATTATGCTTGCGGATATAGCGGGCGGCCTTTACATCCCGGAACATTTTGACGCGCCGGAGCGTCTGCTCAAACGCGGCGGAGGCACGCCGTGGAAGGTGATGGCCGCTGGGCGTGCGATAAATGTGCCGCGCGTAGTCACATCGCGCGACCAGCCGCTTGACCGCGACGCGCGTTCACTCGTCTCCGTGCCTATCATAGCGCACGGCGAAAAACTCGGAGTCTTACAGCTCGAGGCCGGCACCGCCGGCGCATTTTCGGAGGAGGACACGGCGACGCTATCGCTTGCCGCCATGATACTGGCTCACGAGCTGTACATGTTTGAAATATCGGGCGCGGGCTATGACGAGCCGGAAAGTTTGGAAGAAGAATAA
- the yfcE gene encoding phosphodiesterase — translation MCAEIINDAKIGVLSDTHGSLPAWRKALALFGGDVKTVLHAGDVLYHGPRNTIPGGYTPADLASAINDFARDGGAVKIAQGNCDAPVDKMILDPEVLFYISLLWNDKKILMMHGDNFPLLRQMALDSKADLAISGHTHVGSLVREAGTIFLNPGSTTIPKGRDPESAALLDSEGIRIMTLDGDELHFEKW, via the coding sequence GTGTGCGCTGAAATAATTAATGACGCGAAGATCGGGGTGCTCTCTGACACCCACGGGAGTCTGCCGGCGTGGCGCAAGGCGCTCGCTCTTTTTGGCGGCGACGTGAAGACGGTGCTGCACGCGGGCGACGTCCTCTACCACGGACCGCGAAACACCATACCGGGCGGATATACGCCGGCCGATCTCGCCTCCGCGATAAATGATTTTGCTCGTGACGGAGGCGCTGTAAAGATAGCGCAGGGCAACTGCGACGCGCCCGTCGATAAAATGATACTTGACCCGGAGGTACTGTTTTACATCTCGCTGCTTTGGAACGATAAAAAGATTCTTATGATGCACGGCGACAACTTTCCGCTGCTTCGGCAGATGGCGCTTGACTCAAAGGCCGACCTCGCGATTTCCGGCCACACTCACGTAGGTTCGCTTGTGCGCGAGGCGGGAACGATATTTTTGAACCCCGGCTCCACCACGATACCGAAGGGCCGCGACCCTGAGAGCGCGGCGCTGCTTGACTCGGAGGGCATCCGCATCATGACTTTGGACGGAGATGAACTGCATTTTGAAAAATGGTAA
- a CDS encoding DUF188 domain-containing protein, with product MKVIVDADACPRGCLEAVLRKSRAAGAAVTTVANFSHEIESDCHITVGGDSQAADIKTANLTERGDIVVTQDIGLAAIVLAKGARAIGPTGFEYKEETMDAVLEEREIKAKFRRAGGRTKGPAKRTKEDDRRFAENFEKMLEEKEL from the coding sequence GTGAAGGTAATCGTAGACGCGGACGCCTGTCCGCGCGGCTGTCTTGAGGCGGTGCTGCGCAAAAGCCGCGCAGCCGGCGCGGCCGTAACGACCGTGGCCAACTTCAGCCACGAGATAGAGTCAGACTGTCACATCACGGTCGGCGGCGACTCTCAGGCGGCGGATATAAAGACGGCGAACCTCACGGAGCGCGGCGACATCGTTGTGACGCAGGACATCGGGCTTGCCGCCATCGTGCTTGCAAAAGGCGCGCGCGCCATTGGGCCTACCGGCTTTGAATATAAGGAAGAGACAATGGACGCCGTCCTTGAGGAACGCGAGATAAAGGCGAAGTTCCGCCGCGCCGGAGGCCGGACAAAAGGCCCTGCAAAACGGACAAAAGAGGACGACCGGCGCTTTGCGGAAAACTTCGAAAAGATGCTTGAGGAAAAAGAGCTCTAA
- a CDS encoding gamma-glutamyltransferase family protein, with translation MKFNAEKYSYPSRRTLVYGARGMTATTQPLAAQAGLEMLRRGGNAVDAAVAAAACLTVVEPTSNGIGGDAFALVWMKGELHGLNSSGFAPALADASALSARGLNKMPLYGWEAVTVPGAPGAWAELNARFGRLPLQEVLAPAVYYAENGFPVSPTVSLLWKKAFAEFKKNLKGAEFAPLFDSFTKEGRAPEPGELWRSPQQGQTLRKIAESGARSFYAGELAAAIDAYSRQYGGWLRAEDLAAFAPEWVKPICADYRGYKVWEIPPNGQGIVALMALNILKKFELTGRECARSYHLQIEAIKLAFAEAVAEVGDPRRMKKSVEAMISDELAARSAAMLDERRAGLPTSERQSSGGTVYLAAADDEGNMVSMIQSNYHGFGSGLCVPGTGITLHNRGNNFSLDPASPNFLTPGVKPYHTIIPGFITKNERAVGPFGVMGAFMQPQGHLQMIVNMVDFALNPQESLDAPRWQWLDGRRVGLEQGVDNHIARELSAMGHDIRIDHDSTSYGRGQMILRDEGGSLVGATEPRADGCVAVY, from the coding sequence ATGAAATTCAACGCAGAGAAATATTCCTATCCATCGCGGCGGACGCTTGTTTACGGCGCGCGCGGCATGACGGCGACCACTCAGCCGCTCGCGGCTCAGGCCGGGCTTGAAATGCTGCGGCGCGGCGGAAACGCCGTGGACGCGGCCGTGGCCGCGGCGGCATGTCTTACCGTGGTGGAGCCGACCAGCAACGGCATCGGCGGAGACGCGTTCGCTCTGGTATGGATGAAGGGGGAGCTGCACGGCCTGAATTCAAGCGGCTTTGCGCCGGCGCTTGCGGACGCCTCCGCGCTTTCCGCGCGCGGACTGAACAAAATGCCGCTCTACGGCTGGGAGGCAGTCACAGTGCCCGGTGCGCCCGGTGCGTGGGCCGAGCTGAACGCGCGGTTTGGACGGCTGCCGCTGCAAGAGGTGCTTGCTCCCGCCGTCTATTACGCGGAGAACGGTTTTCCGGTCTCGCCGACCGTGAGCCTTCTTTGGAAAAAGGCCTTCGCGGAATTTAAAAAAAATCTGAAAGGGGCGGAGTTCGCGCCGCTCTTTGACAGTTTCACAAAAGAAGGACGCGCGCCGGAGCCGGGCGAGCTGTGGCGCAGCCCGCAGCAGGGACAGACGCTGCGCAAAATAGCCGAAAGCGGCGCGCGCTCGTTTTATGCGGGCGAACTCGCCGCCGCCATAGACGCCTACTCGCGCCAGTACGGCGGATGGCTGCGCGCGGAAGACCTTGCGGCATTCGCGCCGGAATGGGTGAAGCCTATCTGCGCCGATTACCGCGGCTACAAGGTGTGGGAGATCCCGCCTAACGGACAGGGGATCGTGGCGCTCATGGCGCTCAATATACTTAAAAAATTTGAATTGACGGGGCGCGAGTGCGCGCGCAGCTATCATCTGCAAATAGAGGCGATAAAACTCGCCTTTGCGGAGGCGGTTGCAGAAGTAGGCGACCCTAGGCGCATGAAAAAGAGCGTGGAAGCTATGATCTCTGACGAACTGGCGGCGCGGAGCGCCGCGATGCTTGACGAACGGCGCGCTGGGCTTCCGACCTCAGAACGGCAGAGCTCAGGCGGCACCGTCTATCTTGCGGCGGCGGACGACGAGGGCAACATGGTATCCATGATACAGAGCAACTATCACGGTTTCGGCTCAGGCCTTTGCGTGCCTGGGACCGGGATAACGCTGCACAACCGCGGCAACAACTTCTCGCTTGACCCGGCCTCCCCGAATTTTCTGACGCCGGGTGTTAAGCCGTATCATACGATCATCCCCGGCTTCATCACAAAGAACGAGAGGGCGGTCGGGCCGTTTGGCGTAATGGGCGCCTTCATGCAGCCGCAGGGCCATCTTCAAATGATAGTCAACATGGTGGACTTCGCGCTCAACCCGCAGGAGTCGCTTGACGCACCGCGCTGGCAGTGGCTGGACGGAAGGCGCGTCGGCCTCGAACAGGGCGTAGACAACCATATCGCGAGGGAACTTTCAGCGATGGGGCACGACATACGCATAGATCACGACAGCACCTCATACGGCCGCGGCCAGATGATACTGCGCGACGAGGGCGGCTCGCTTGTCGGGGCTACCGAGCCGCGCGCCGACGGCTGCGTAGCCGTATATTAG
- the bioA gene encoding adenosylmethionine--8-amino-7-oxononanoate transaminase, translating to MNLAQRDLKHIWHPCSQMKDYEELAPIPIERGRGVYLYDTDGKEYIDIISSWWCNLLGHCHPAINAAVKEQIDRLEHVIFANFTHEPAIRLCEELAEIVPDGLSKFNFSDNGSAAVECALKMSFQYQLQCGHSAKRRFMSLSGGYHGETTGALSVGAMDLYAKVYGPMLMDTVRIEAPDCYRCRYGKRRGECACECATEAEQSFAKYGHECCALIVEPLLQGSAGMRVYPPLYLKKLRALCDSYGLLLIADEIATGFGRTGKMFAFEHAGVSPDIMCLSKGLTGGYMPMSITVTTDSVYDAFYADYASGRAFMHSHTYSGNPLGCAAALAVLRVMREEDVLGTASKTAAVLTRILREKFADHPNVGEIRSIGLINAIELVADKKTKEPLAAARTGYQIFKEALKLGLILRPLGDVLYFNPPLIISASECERAASLAREALVKILPA from the coding sequence ATGAACCTTGCACAGAGAGATTTAAAACATATCTGGCATCCCTGTTCGCAGATGAAGGATTACGAGGAGCTGGCGCCGATACCGATAGAGCGCGGGCGCGGCGTCTATCTTTACGATACGGACGGAAAAGAATATATCGACATCATCAGCTCTTGGTGGTGCAATCTGCTTGGGCACTGCCATCCAGCCATAAACGCCGCGGTGAAGGAGCAGATAGACCGCCTTGAACACGTCATATTCGCAAATTTCACGCATGAACCGGCCATACGGCTTTGTGAAGAACTTGCCGAAATAGTGCCCGACGGCCTTTCAAAATTCAATTTTTCGGACAACGGCTCCGCCGCCGTGGAGTGCGCGCTAAAGATGAGTTTTCAATATCAGCTTCAATGCGGGCATTCTGCAAAAAGACGCTTCATGTCTCTCTCTGGAGGCTATCACGGAGAGACGACGGGCGCGCTTTCCGTAGGCGCTATGGACCTTTACGCAAAAGTGTACGGGCCGATGCTGATGGATACGGTGAGAATAGAGGCGCCGGACTGTTACAGATGCCGCTACGGCAAAAGGCGCGGGGAATGCGCCTGCGAGTGCGCCACAGAGGCGGAACAGAGCTTCGCTAAGTACGGCCATGAATGCTGCGCGCTCATCGTGGAGCCGCTGCTGCAGGGAAGCGCCGGGATGCGGGTATATCCGCCGCTTTATCTGAAGAAGCTGCGCGCGCTCTGCGACAGCTACGGCCTGCTGCTGATAGCGGATGAAATAGCGACGGGCTTTGGGCGCACGGGGAAAATGTTCGCCTTTGAACACGCAGGCGTCAGCCCGGACATCATGTGCCTCTCAAAGGGGCTTACCGGAGGCTATATGCCCATGTCCATCACTGTGACGACGGATAGCGTGTACGACGCCTTTTACGCCGATTACGCAAGCGGACGCGCCTTCATGCACAGCCACACCTACAGCGGCAACCCGCTTGGCTGCGCGGCGGCTCTTGCCGTGCTGCGCGTGATGCGTGAAGAGGATGTCCTTGGAACGGCCTCGAAAACGGCGGCCGTCTTGACCCGTATCCTGCGCGAAAAGTTCGCGGACCATCCGAACGTCGGCGAGATACGAAGCATAGGCCTCATAAACGCAATAGAGCTTGTAGCGGACAAAAAGACGAAAGAGCCGCTTGCCGCCGCGCGCACGGGATATCAAATATTCAAAGAGGCGCTCAAACTGGGGCTGATTTTAAGACCGCTCGGCGACGTGCTTTACTTTAACCCGCCGCTTATAATCAGCGCAAGCGAGTGCGAAAGGGCGGCCTCGCTTGCGCGGGAGGCTCTGGTAAAAATACTGCCCGCGTGA
- the bioD gene encoding dethiobiotin synthase, which translates to MGKAIFVTGTGTEVGKTYVTALIVKKLSDAGMNVGYYKAALSGAEICGGRLVPGDAEYVYRTAGLTGDPACAVSYIYKEAFSPHLAARVAGEPVEMAKVKEDFNRRLALFDYLVVEGSGGVVCPIRWDGATRIMLEDIIKEFGLRCLIVGDAGLGAINSAVLTASYMKERGIETAGVILNNWEPENLIHADNKKMIEELSGVPVLCETVRGARVLPLSALALAELFR; encoded by the coding sequence ATGGGTAAAGCGATATTTGTCACTGGCACAGGAACCGAGGTCGGCAAGACCTACGTTACGGCGCTTATCGTGAAAAAATTGAGCGACGCGGGGATGAACGTTGGTTATTACAAGGCGGCGCTGAGCGGAGCCGAAATTTGCGGCGGCAGGCTTGTCCCGGGAGACGCCGAATATGTTTATCGCACAGCGGGGCTAACTGGAGATCCAGCCTGCGCCGTCTCTTATATCTACAAAGAGGCGTTCTCGCCGCATCTTGCGGCGCGCGTCGCAGGCGAGCCAGTTGAAATGGCGAAGGTAAAAGAAGATTTCAACAGGCGGCTTGCTCTCTTTGACTATCTTGTCGTCGAAGGCAGCGGCGGCGTCGTGTGCCCCATCCGTTGGGACGGTGCGACCCGCATCATGCTTGAAGATATCATAAAGGAATTTGGGCTGCGTTGTCTCATCGTGGGCGACGCGGGACTTGGCGCTATAAATTCAGCCGTGCTTACGGCAAGCTACATGAAGGAACGCGGCATTGAAACGGCGGGCGTCATTCTGAACAACTGGGAGCCGGAAAACCTCATCCACGCCGATAATAAAAAAATGATTGAAGAGCTGAGCGGCGTGCCAGTCCTCTGCGAGACGGTTCGCGGCGCGCGCGTGCTGCCGCTTTCCGCTTTGGCGCTTGCCGAGCTTTTCAGATAG
- the bioB gene encoding biotin synthase BioB produces the protein MSVLSILKKDVMDGRLLSRAEALSLACVPLDELCVDAEEIRSACCGNTFDLCAIINAKSGRCSEDCAFCAQSGRHRAAISEYELLDAEIILATALEAEAAGVLRFSIVTSGGSLSDEELASVARAVRLIRERTRLSVCISLGLLTEAQYRRLGDAGASRVHNNLETGENYFPKICTTHSWHDKRAAVTAAIAAGLSVCSGGIIGLGESMEDRVDMVLAARELGVDSIPVNILNPIAGTPLAGAPRLPYDEIRRTVAIFRFILPHAAIRMAGGRGLLPEAGLACFKSGANAAITGDMLTTSGIAAARDIRMISELGFEVRKNG, from the coding sequence ATGTCCGTCCTTAGTATTCTAAAAAAAGACGTCATGGATGGACGTCTGCTTTCGCGCGCGGAGGCGTTGTCGCTTGCCTGCGTGCCGCTTGATGAACTTTGCGTCGATGCGGAGGAGATACGAAGCGCCTGTTGCGGCAATACGTTTGACCTTTGCGCGATAATCAACGCAAAGAGCGGGCGGTGCTCGGAGGACTGCGCCTTCTGCGCTCAGTCGGGCCGCCATCGCGCCGCCATAAGCGAATACGAACTACTTGACGCGGAAATCATTCTTGCGACGGCGCTTGAGGCCGAGGCGGCAGGCGTGCTTCGGTTTTCGATCGTAACCTCCGGCGGCTCGCTTTCAGACGAGGAGCTTGCCTCGGTCGCGCGCGCGGTGCGCCTAATAAGGGAACGCACGAGGCTTTCCGTCTGCATCTCTTTGGGGCTGCTTACCGAGGCGCAGTACCGTCGTCTTGGCGACGCCGGCGCAAGCCGCGTTCATAATAACCTTGAAACCGGCGAAAATTATTTCCCCAAAATTTGCACCACTCATAGTTGGCATGATAAGAGAGCGGCTGTCACAGCGGCAATCGCCGCTGGGCTTTCAGTATGCAGCGGCGGCATAATCGGGCTTGGCGAGAGCATGGAAGACCGTGTGGACATGGTGCTTGCGGCGCGTGAGCTTGGTGTTGATTCTATCCCGGTCAATATTTTAAACCCTATCGCGGGAACTCCGCTTGCCGGCGCGCCAAGGCTTCCGTATGACGAGATACGCCGCACGGTTGCGATTTTTCGTTTCATACTGCCGCACGCCGCCATTCGTATGGCCGGCGGCCGCGGCCTTCTGCCCGAGGCAGGGCTTGCCTGTTTTAAATCGGGCGCGAACGCAGCGATCACTGGCGATATGCTGACAACATCGGGCATAGCCGCCGCGCGCGACATCAGAATGATTTCCGAACTGGGCTTTGAGGTGAGAAAAAATGGGTAA
- a CDS encoding biotin transporter BioY: MEVKGFSVRELVLCAFFVALAAVGARIRVPVPVVPFTLQFLFTTLAGLTLGARGGAAAVGVYILLGLAGVPVFAEGGGPAYILQPTFGYLIGFAAGAWISGRVAYAGTPSFRRFLVASFAGLGAVYGCGMFYCWLVSNFVLGTPIALGPLILYCFVLAVPGDLLLCFVSAQIAVRVLERRAIFNVRP; the protein is encoded by the coding sequence ATGGAGGTAAAGGGTTTTTCGGTTCGTGAGCTTGTTTTATGCGCCTTTTTTGTGGCGCTTGCGGCGGTCGGCGCGCGTATTCGCGTGCCTGTGCCAGTCGTTCCGTTCACGCTGCAGTTTTTGTTTACGACGCTTGCCGGCTTGACGCTCGGAGCGCGCGGCGGGGCCGCGGCGGTCGGCGTCTATATATTGCTTGGGCTTGCTGGTGTGCCGGTGTTTGCTGAAGGCGGAGGCCCAGCCTATATCCTGCAGCCGACCTTCGGCTACCTTATAGGCTTTGCGGCGGGTGCGTGGATATCTGGGCGCGTTGCGTATGCCGGCACGCCGTCGTTTCGGCGCTTTCTTGTTGCGTCGTTTGCAGGGCTTGGCGCGGTGTACGGCTGCGGTATGTTTTACTGCTGGCTCGTTTCAAACTTCGTCTTAGGTACGCCGATAGCGCTTGGGCCGCTTATCTTGTATTGCTTTGTGCTTGCAGTGCCCGGCGACCTCTTACTGTGTTTTGTGAGCGCGCAAATTGCGGTGCGCGTTTTGGAAAGGAGAGCTATATTTAATGTCCGTCCTTAG
- a CDS encoding MetQ/NlpA family ABC transporter substrate-binding protein encodes MRKLIFAFALVLVFVSQGFAAEKIVLGVTPFPAKEIAEVAKTVLAKQGYELVIKEFTDFIQPNLALADKSLDANFFQHIPYLENMRTEKKLDIVPLVKVHLLPIGIYSHKIKSLKEVKNGAVVAVPSDPTNGFRAYKLLEREGLLKMKPGNKLTARDITSNPKNLKIIELEAPQLPRTLPDTTISVINMNFAVDAGLDPTKEALALESKDSPYAVVLACRSGDKNSAPIKALAKALNSPEVKKFIKEKLASKGVIASF; translated from the coding sequence ATGAGAAAGTTAATTTTTGCGTTTGCGTTGGTTTTGGTATTCGTTTCACAGGGCTTTGCCGCCGAAAAAATAGTGCTCGGCGTGACGCCGTTCCCCGCTAAAGAGATCGCAGAGGTTGCGAAGACGGTGCTTGCAAAACAAGGGTACGAACTCGTCATCAAGGAGTTCACCGATTTCATCCAGCCAAATCTGGCGCTTGCAGACAAGAGCCTCGACGCGAACTTTTTCCAGCACATCCCCTATCTTGAAAACATGAGGACGGAAAAGAAGCTGGATATCGTTCCGCTTGTCAAAGTTCATCTTCTGCCGATCGGCATATACTCGCATAAGATAAAGTCGCTCAAAGAGGTTAAAAACGGCGCGGTTGTCGCGGTGCCGAGCGACCCTACAAACGGGTTTCGCGCCTATAAGCTGCTTGAACGCGAAGGCCTGCTCAAGATGAAGCCAGGGAACAAGCTGACCGCGCGCGACATCACCAGCAACCCAAAAAACCTTAAAATAATCGAGCTTGAAGCTCCCCAGCTTCCGCGCACATTGCCGGACACCACGATTTCGGTCATAAACATGAATTTCGCGGTGGACGCTGGCCTCGACCCAACTAAAGAGGCGCTGGCGCTCGAATCCAAAGATTCCCCTTACGCGGTGGTGCTCGCCTGCCGCAGCGGCGACAAAAATTCGGCGCCGATCAAAGCCCTAGCAAAGGCGCTCAACTCCCCTGAGGTCAAGAAGTTCATCAAAGAAAAGCTCGCATCAAAGGGCGTCATCGCTTCGTTCTAG
- the galE gene encoding UDP-glucose 4-epimerase GalE — protein sequence MNILVTGGAGFIGSHTCAALLDAGHSVVIADDFSNSKPETLDNIKKITGRDFVFYEADVTKPEAVERIFCENSLDGVIHFAGFKAVGESVEKPLQYYYNNLVSTIELARACVKYGVPRFVFSSSATVYGDNKAPFVETMPLLPATNPYGETKVISERILTDASHAHPSLCVALLRYFNPIGAHKSGLIGEAPNGIPNNLMPYITKVAKGQLPELRVFGDDYPTPDGTGVRDYIHVMDLAEGHVAALEKMSDGVCVYNLGTGRGTSVLELLHSFERVNGIKIPYTVTPRRAGDIATCYANAQKAERELGWSAKRTVDDMCRDSWRFEKGL from the coding sequence ATGAACATTCTCGTTACGGGCGGCGCCGGATTTATCGGCTCTCATACCTGCGCGGCGCTGCTTGACGCAGGACATTCCGTAGTCATTGCGGACGATTTTTCCAACAGCAAACCTGAGACGCTTGATAATATCAAAAAAATAACTGGACGCGATTTTGTCTTTTACGAAGCCGACGTCACAAAGCCGGAGGCGGTAGAGCGCATCTTTTGCGAGAACAGCCTTGACGGCGTGATCCATTTTGCGGGATTCAAGGCGGTGGGCGAGTCTGTCGAAAAACCCCTTCAGTATTATTACAACAATCTGGTGAGCACCATCGAGCTTGCGCGCGCCTGCGTTAAATACGGCGTGCCGCGCTTTGTCTTTTCTTCGTCCGCTACGGTCTACGGCGACAACAAGGCTCCCTTCGTTGAGACTATGCCGCTTTTGCCTGCGACCAACCCGTACGGCGAAACGAAGGTGATAAGCGAGCGGATACTCACCGACGCATCGCACGCGCACCCAAGCCTTTGCGTGGCGCTTCTGAGATACTTCAACCCCATCGGAGCGCACAAAAGCGGCCTGATCGGCGAGGCTCCGAACGGAATACCTAACAACCTCATGCCATACATCACAAAGGTCGCAAAGGGGCAGCTGCCGGAGCTGCGCGTCTTCGGCGACGACTACCCCACGCCCGACGGAACCGGCGTCCGCGACTACATACACGTCATGGACCTTGCGGAAGGGCACGTAGCGGCGCTTGAAAAAATGAGCGACGGCGTGTGCGTCTACAACTTGGGCACAGGCCGCGGCACGTCGGTGCTGGAGCTGCTGCACAGCTTTGAGCGCGTCAACGGAATAAAGATACCGTACACTGTGACGCCGCGCCGCGCGGGAGACATTGCCACATGCTACGCAAACGCACAGAAGGCGGAGCGTGAACTGGGCTGGAGCGCAAAGCGCACTGTGGACGACATGTGCCGCGATTCATGGAGATTTGAAAAAGGGCTTTAA
- a CDS encoding Fic family protein, with translation MYSPIFKVTSRSINLVAAISAQLEHFALRMELEDELLLRRVNRIRSICGSLAIEGNTLSEAQVSDIINGRRVLGPAREIREVQNAVRAYDLLPSLEPFSKKDLLKAHESLMSGLTEDAGRLRRGSVGVFAGERAVHIAPPANLVSGQLDDLIEWTRRADDHMLIRSSVFHYEFEFIHPFSDGNGRTGRLWQTLLLSVENPLFAHVPIENLVYERQFEYYDAINESTAASDSGIFVEFMLEAILDSLKGKPTNRVSSGGHSNVGRKVGTIVGTTEEKALYLIIDNPKITAKELAARLSVTQRHAERLFASLKKNGLIMRVGANKNGVWVVR, from the coding sequence ATGTATTCTCCGATATTCAAAGTAACAAGCAGGAGCATCAACCTTGTCGCTGCTATCAGCGCGCAACTTGAACATTTCGCGCTTCGCATGGAGCTCGAAGACGAACTTCTGCTTCGCAGAGTAAACAGGATACGCAGTATATGCGGCTCCCTTGCGATAGAGGGCAACACTCTTTCCGAAGCTCAGGTGAGCGACATCATAAACGGCCGCAGGGTGCTGGGGCCGGCGAGAGAGATACGCGAGGTGCAGAACGCGGTCAGAGCCTATGACCTGCTGCCCTCGCTTGAACCTTTCTCAAAAAAAGATCTGCTGAAAGCGCATGAAAGCCTCATGTCAGGCCTCACGGAGGACGCGGGGCGCCTTCGCCGCGGCAGCGTCGGCGTTTTTGCCGGAGAGCGCGCCGTCCATATCGCGCCTCCCGCAAACCTCGTAAGCGGGCAGCTTGACGACCTCATCGAATGGACGCGCCGCGCGGACGACCACATGCTCATACGCAGCTCCGTTTTCCACTATGAGTTTGAGTTCATCCACCCGTTCAGCGACGGCAACGGCAGAACGGGGCGTCTGTGGCAGACGCTGCTGCTTTCAGTGGAAAATCCCCTCTTCGCGCACGTTCCGATTGAAAACCTCGTATACGAACGGCAATTTGAATATTACGACGCCATCAACGAAAGCACCGCCGCCTCAGACTCCGGGATATTTGTAGAATTTATGCTTGAAGCGATACTCGATTCTTTGAAGGGTAAACCGACAAACCGGGTTTCCAGCGGCGGCCATTCTAATGTCGGGAGAAAAGTCGGTACAATTGTCGGTACAACCGAGGAAAAGGCGCTCTATCTTATTATAGACAATCCTAAAATCACGGCAAAAGAACTTGCGGCGCGCCTCTCCGTCACACAGAGGCACGCGGAGAGGCTCTTTGCGTCGCTGAAAAAAAACGGCCTGATAATGCGGGTCGGCGCAAACAAGAACGGCGTCTGGGTCGTCCGCTGA